A genome region from Arachis duranensis cultivar V14167 chromosome 6, aradu.V14167.gnm2.J7QH, whole genome shotgun sequence includes the following:
- the LOC107492469 gene encoding probable pectinesterase/pectinesterase inhibitor 41, protein MELSLFKNNNNTLYPLIRIYVFLFQLSLFASLSIAAYKNGAYVPTETVCNSTMYPSYCKSVLANQNGNIYDYCRVSVKKSLSQSRKFLNAVNSYLQQGGNSYSQTTIRALQDCKFLAELNLEFLSNTLDTVQKAGDVLPAGEADDYHTVLSAVLTNQQTCLGGLQTTASDQRVKDELSSLLSEDTKLNSVSLAMFVDAWIPQEQTTSWEEESHGQRGRKLLSLEDMEDVSVKDIVVVSKDGSGNFTTINEAIKAAPNNSVATDGYFVVFITEGVYEEYVSIDKKKKYLMLIGDGINRTVITGDHNVVDGFTTFNSATFAVVAEGFVAVNITFRNSAGPSKHQAVAVRNGADLSTFYGCSFEGYQDTLYTHSMRQFYRECDVYGTVDFIFGNAAVVLQNCNLYPRLPMSGQFNAITAQGRTDPNQNTGISIQNATIKAADDLAPVVGSVSTYLGRPWKEYSRTIYIQSFMDSLIAPVGWSNWNGDFALSTLYYAEYNNMGPGSSTANRVNWPGYHVINDIDAANFTVSKFLDGDAWLPPTNVPFQTSL, encoded by the exons ATGGAATTATCATTATTcaagaataataataacacaTTGTACCCTCTTATTAGAATTTATGTTTTCCTATTTCAGCTTTCTTTGTTTGCATCCTTGTCCATAGCAGCATATAAAAATGGAGCTTATGTTCCAACAGAAACGGTTTGCAACTCCACCATGTACCCTTCTTACTGCAAATCAGTTCTTGCTAATCAAAACGGCAATATCTATGACTATTGCCGCGTTTCAGTTAAAAAATCTTTATCGCAATCTAGAAAGTTCTTGAACGCCGTCAACTCTTATCTTCAACAAGGTGGAAATTCTTACTCTCAAACCACAATCCGCGCTCTCCAAGATTGCAAATTCCTCGCCGAACTCAACTTGGAGTTCTTGTCAAACACTCTTGACACGGTTCAAAAAGCCGGTGATGTTCTTCCCGCCGGTGAAGCTGATGATTATCACACAGTGCTCAGTGCCGTtttgacaaaccaacaaacatgtTTGGGTGGATTGCAAACCACGGCTTCTGATCAGAGAGTCAAAGATGAACTTTCTTCTCTGCTCTCAGAGGATACAAAGCTTAACAGCGTCTCTCTTGCTATGTTCGTTGATGCTTGGATTCCTCAGGAGCAAACTACATCGTGGGAAGAAGAAAGTCATGGCCAGCGTGGCAGAAAACTACTAAGCTTGGAAGACATGGAAGATGTTTCTGTGAAAGATATTGTGGTTGTTAGTAAGGATGGAAGTGGAAACTTCACCACTATCAATGAAGCTATAAAGGCTGCACCCAATAACTCGGTTGCTACCGATGGCTATTTCGTCGTCTTCATCACCGAGGGTGTGTATGAAGAGTACGTATCTATagacaagaagaagaagtactTGATGCTGATTGGAGATGGAATCAATCGGACAGTTATCACTGGTGATCACAATGTTGTTGATGGTTTCACAACCTTCAACTCAGCAACATTTG CTGTGGTGGCGGAAGGATTTGTAGCAGTCAACATAACATTCCGCAACAGTGCGGGACCAAGCAAGCACCAAGCAGTGGCAGTGAGAAATGGAGCAGATTTGTCCACCTTCTATGGCTGCAGCTTTGAAGGTTACCAAGACACTCTGTACACACATTCCATGAGGCAATTCTACCGTGAATGCGATGTTTACGGCACAGTTGACTTTATATTTGGAAATGCAGCGGTTGTTTTACAAAACTGCAACTTATATCCCCGCCTTCCAATGAGTGGACAATTCAATGCCATCACGGCTCAAGGCCGAACCGATCCGAACCAAAACACTGGCATTTCCATACAGAACGCAACCATTAAAGCCGCCGACGATTTGGCTCCAGTGGTTGGTAGTGTGTCAACCTACCTTGGGCGGCCGTGGAAGGAGTACTCAAGGACAATTTATATTCAGAGTTTTATGGATAGTTTGATAGCTCCAGTTGGGTGGAGTAATTGGAATGGAGATTTTGCACTCAGCACTTTGTACTATGCTGAGTACAATAACATGGGACCTGGTTCAAGCACTGCTAATAGAGTGAATTGGCCTGGCTATCATGTTATCAATGATATTGATGCAGCTAATTTTACTGTCTCCAAATTCTTGGATGGGGATGCTTGGTTGCCTCCCACTAACGTTCCATTCCAGACATCACTGTAA
- the LOC107492430 gene encoding uncharacterized protein LOC107492430, translating to MARAMKIFSLMAICVIMVAQQVAAIEEVAGAPSHGPKGPELIKFLCSMSPKKDLCLKVLFSDPSELAGAGLTDLAVVALRAASLDASSMLDDVTRFIDDPDMSPAIQQGLSDCKENVLDAGMQLDDAVASLLQGADRDAHTWLRAAYAAIDTCDASIPGDDDILSVKSRQLRTLVDLATAITNFLPNKNFQN from the coding sequence ATGGCACGCGCCATGAAAATCTTCTCATTGATGGCAATCTGCGTGATCATGGTGGCACAGCAAGTTGCGGCAATCGAGGAGGTAGCCGGGGCACCAAGCCATGGACCCAAGGGACCAGAACTGATCAAGTTTCTTTGCTCCATGTCACCAAAAAAGGATCTGTGCCTGAAAGTGTTGTTCTCTGATCCATCAGAGTTAGCCGGCGCAGGCCTGACCGACTTGGCAGTGGTGGCACTGAGGGCGGCGTCCCTGGACGCCTCCAGCATGCTGGACGACGTTACCAGATTCATCGATGATCCAGACATGAGCCCGGCCATCCAGCAGGGTTTGTCTGACTGCAAGGAGAACGTCTTGGACGCCGGAATGCAGCTGGATGATGCCGTTGCTTCCTTGTTGCAGGGTGCTGACAGAGACGCACACACCTGGCTCCGCGCTGCTTATGCCGCCATTGACACCTGCGATGCTTCTATTCCCGGAGATGATGATATTCTCTCCGTTAAGAGCAGGCAGCTCCGTACCCTTGTCGACCTTGCCACCGCCATCACCAATTTCTTGCCAAATAAGAACTTCCAAAACTAG
- the LOC107492470 gene encoding 30S ribosomal protein S17, chloroplastic: MWLLQLPSIPKFSTPFLHGGGILRSAPTATTFPAPSAPCSMPTIRAMKSMQGKVVCATSDKTVAVEVVRLAPHPKYKRRVRKKKKYQAHDPDNQFKVGDIVQLLKSRPISKTKTFVAVSVPKKDSTNNPVDDSASDIGIPLESQQQA; this comes from the coding sequence ATGTGGCTTCTCCAGCTGCCTTCAATCCCCAAGTTCTCCACCCCGTTCCTCCATGGCGGCGGAATCCTCCGTTCCGCCCCAACCGCCACTACATTCCCAGCACCATCAGCGCCGTGTTCGATGCCTACCATTAGAGCGATGAAGTCGATGCAGGGGAAGGTGGTTTGCGCCACTAGCGACAAGACGGTGGCGGTGGAGGTTGTTCGCCTGGCACCTCACCCGAAGTACAAGAGGCGcgtgaggaagaagaagaagtaccAGGCTCACGACCCTGATAACCAGTTCAAGGTTGGTGACATCGTTCAACTCCTCAAGAGCAGGCCTATCAGTAAGACCAAGACTTTCGTCGCCGTCTCTGTTCCCAAGAAGGATTCCACCAATAACCCCGTTGATGATTCCGCTTCCGACATTGGAATCCCCTTGGAGTCTCAACAACAGGCTTAG
- the LOC110272935 gene encoding aquaporin PIP1-1-like → MEEEGEEKVGKGMGRKSVAAALCRSSLDLAAASRRSVIAAAPRRRRQQIRKSGHRVPLVACFHLATIPITGIRINPARSLGACLFFLNRDHAWNDQWIFWVGPFIGAALATVYHQIVI, encoded by the exons ATGGAAGAAGAGGGGGAAGAGAAGGTGGGGAAGGGAATGGGAAGGAAATCTGTTGCCGCTGCTTTATGTCGTTCGTCACTGGATCTTGCTGCTGCTTCTCGTCGTTCGGTCATCGCCGCTGCTCCTCGACGTCGACGCCAGCAGATTCGCAAGAGTGGACATCGTGTGCCGCTTGTCGCTTGCT tccacttggcaaCCATTCCTATCACTGGAATTAGGATTAACCCAGCTAGGAGCCTTGGTGCATGTCTTTTTTTTCTCAACAGAGACCATGCATGGAATGATCAA TGGATTTTCTGGGTTGGGCCTTTTATTGGAGCTGCTCTTGCTACCGTGTATCACCAGATAGTCATCTGA